CGAGTTCGACGATCACGGCATCGGCGTCCTCGCCGACCGACCAGTCGAGCCGTGAGAGCCCGCCTGAGGAGGTGTCGCCCGAGACGCCGGCATTGACCACTTCGACAGAATGGCCTTTCCCGGTCAGCGCCTTTTGCAGCTTCTCCGGAAAGCCGTCGCCCGCCGGCAACTGGTAGCCGGCAACAAGACTGTCGCCCAAGACCACAAGCTTGAAGTCATCGGCCTTGGCCGACAGACCGGTCAGTGTGATCAGAAGAAAAGCAAGACAGGCAATTAACCGGTTCATGCGAACTCTCTTTCAGGACTGGAAGATGCGACACAACAGGCCCATATGGTCGCAGAGCGTTCAATTGTCGAGGGCATGCATCTGTCAGGAAGACGATCATGCGCCCGTTGTAAAGGCCTGATAATGACAAATTCGCCCGCAATCACCCTCAAAAATGTGCAACTGACACTCGGCGAGGGAGCGGGCCGTGTCCATATCCTCAAGGGCATCGACCTGGACATCGAAAAGGGAACCTCCGTTGGTCTTGTCGGACCGTCTGGCTCGGGCAAGTCGACCTTGCTGATGGTCATGGCCGGGCTGGAGCGGGCCGATGAAGGCTCGGTCAACGTGGCCGGATCGGAACTCGGACCGCTGTCGGAAGACCAGCTGGCGCGCTTCCGGGGCCGCAATGTCGGCATCATCTTCCAGTCTTTCCATCTCGTGCCCAACATGACCGCGCTGGAAAATGTTGCCGTGCCTCTGGAACTTGCCGGCGATCCTGCGGCCTTCGACAAGGCCCGGGCGGAACTGGAAGCCGTCGGCCTCGGTCACCGCCTCTCCCACTATCCTGCCCAGCTGTCGGGCGGCGAGCAGCAGCGTGTTGCCGTGGCAAGGGCGCTGGTGGTGGAGCCTGAAATCCTGATTGCGGACGAACCCACGGGCAATCTTGACGATTCCACGGGAAGCCAGATCGTCGACCTGATGTTTTCCGCGCAAAAATCCCGCGGCACGACGCTGGTGCTGGTCACGCATGATCCAAACCTGGCGGCTAAATGCGACCGCATGATCCGGGTGCGGTCCGGTGAAATCGAAGAGGCGCACGCAGCAGCACCGCAAGAGGTGCCGGCATGAGCGGCTTTGTGGCCGGCGAGAGTGCCACCGGACAAAAAAGCTTCGGCCTTGCGGCGCGTTTCGCCTTTCGGGAATTACGCGGCGGCCTGAAGGGCTTCTACATCTTCATTGCCTGTATCGCGCTTGGCGTTGCCGCCATTGCCGGTGTCACCTCGGTCTCGCGTTCGCTGACGGAGGGGATCTCTCGTGAAGGTCAGGCGATCCTCGGCGGTGACCTGTCTTTCCGCCTCATTCATCGCGAAGCAACTCCCGAGGAACAGGCTTACCTTCAGGATCTCGGCAACGTCTCCAAGGTCGGCACCATGCGCGCGATGGCGCGTCTGCCCGATGGCAGCGACCAGGCCCTGGTGGAACTGAAGGCCGTTGACGGTGCCTATCCGCTTTACGGATCGCTCGATCTGACCAGCGGCCAGGCGCTGACAGACGCCCTTGGTGAACAGGATGGCGTCTGGGGCGCGGTTGCCGATCCCGCGCTTCTCGCTCGGCTCGATCTGAAAGTCGGCGACACCATATCACTCGGCCGCAGCACCCTGCGCCTCAGCGACACGATTGCGGCC
This genomic interval from Labrenzia sp. VG12 contains the following:
- a CDS encoding ABC transporter ATP-binding protein codes for the protein MTNSPAITLKNVQLTLGEGAGRVHILKGIDLDIEKGTSVGLVGPSGSGKSTLLMVMAGLERADEGSVNVAGSELGPLSEDQLARFRGRNVGIIFQSFHLVPNMTALENVAVPLELAGDPAAFDKARAELEAVGLGHRLSHYPAQLSGGEQQRVAVARALVVEPEILIADEPTGNLDDSTGSQIVDLMFSAQKSRGTTLVLVTHDPNLAAKCDRMIRVRSGEIEEAHAAAPQEVPA